The following proteins are co-located in the Planococcus plakortidis genome:
- a CDS encoding CadD family cadmium resistance transporter, with protein sequence MITTIFSAVAAYVATSIDYVIILLILFSQTMKKGQLKSIIIGQYLGTSILVGASLLAAYGLTLVPTHWVGLLGLIPIYLGIKVWKREEEENDEEDLLSRLSSGKSNRLFVTITVITLAAGGDNIGVYIPYFSTLNPSETIVMLVVFAIMTAVLCYLSYRLAAVKSVSETIEKWERWIVPVVFIGLGILIMVENGTFRFLLDLVN encoded by the coding sequence TTGATTACGACGATTTTTTCCGCTGTGGCAGCTTATGTTGCCACCAGTATTGATTATGTCATCATTTTGCTGATCCTGTTTTCGCAAACGATGAAAAAAGGTCAGCTAAAATCCATTATTATCGGCCAGTATCTGGGGACATCCATATTAGTGGGTGCCAGTCTATTAGCTGCTTATGGCTTGACGCTCGTACCGACTCATTGGGTCGGCCTGCTGGGCCTCATTCCGATTTATCTGGGAATCAAGGTTTGGAAGAGGGAAGAAGAAGAGAATGACGAAGAGGATCTCTTGTCCCGCTTGTCTTCCGGAAAGTCCAATCGCTTGTTTGTCACCATCACGGTCATTACACTGGCTGCTGGCGGGGACAACATCGGTGTCTACATACCCTACTTTTCAACCTTGAATCCGAGTGAAACCATTGTGATGCTTGTTGTCTTTGCTATCATGACGGCCGTTTTGTGTTACCTCAGTTACCGCTTGGCAGCCGTTAAGTCGGTCTCTGAAACGATTGAGAAATGGGAACGCTGGATTGTGCCGGTGGTCTTTATCGGACTCGGTATCTTGATTATGGTGGAGAATGGGACATTCCGTTTCCTTTTGGATTTGGTGAATTGA
- a CDS encoding ArsR/SmtB family transcription factor — MAKEICDVVCIDEEKVERVQHQLAEQNPLEVAKIFKALSDDTRIKIAYALSLEDKLCVCDVANIIGSSTATASYHLRLLKNMGLAKYSKEGKLVYYSLDDAHVKHLVQVAFTHQKEGVSIG, encoded by the coding sequence TTGGCAAAAGAAATTTGTGATGTGGTTTGTATAGACGAGGAAAAGGTGGAAAGAGTCCAGCACCAGCTGGCGGAACAAAACCCGTTGGAAGTCGCGAAAATTTTTAAGGCATTGTCAGACGATACCCGTATCAAAATTGCTTATGCTTTATCGTTAGAGGACAAACTTTGTGTTTGTGATGTCGCGAATATCATCGGTTCTTCTACTGCGACAGCTTCTTACCACCTGCGTTTGTTAAAAAATATGGGGTTGGCGAAATACAGCAAAGAAGGCAAATTGGTCTACTATTCATTAGATGATGCGCATGTGAAACATCTCGTGCAAGTGGCCTTCACTCACCAGAAGGAAGGTGTCAGCATTGGTTGA